One stretch of Janibacter limosus DNA includes these proteins:
- the nadA gene encoding quinolinate synthase NadA translates to MPSVSATTQSSPKPLSLLVLGQGNDPHSERGVECPGDLPAPSDPGLVARARAAKEALGDKVFVLGHHYQRNEVIEFADVTGDSFKLAKEAAARPDAPWIVFCGVHFMAESADILTNDEQTVVLPDLAAGCSMADMAALHQVEDCWDDLVEAGVADVTVPVTYMNSSAAIKAFTGRHGGTICTSSNARTALTWAFDEKGGVESEGKVLFLPDQHLGRNTWARDLGRDLDDCVVWDPHQPMGGLTPQQIRDARMILWRGHCSVHGRFSVDAVETARREIPGVRVIVHPECRNEVVSIADEVGSTEKIIKTVAAAPPGTKWVVGTELNLVQRLGQMFPEQEISFLEKNVCYCSTMNRIDLPHLVWALESLVEGRVVNPIVVDPEVAHWAKVALDQMLALPGETSKD, encoded by the coding sequence ATGCCTTCCGTGAGCGCCACGACGCAGTCCTCGCCGAAGCCCCTCTCCCTGCTCGTCCTCGGACAGGGCAACGACCCCCACTCCGAACGCGGGGTGGAGTGTCCCGGCGACCTGCCGGCACCGTCCGACCCCGGTCTCGTCGCGCGGGCGCGCGCCGCCAAGGAAGCCCTCGGGGACAAGGTCTTCGTCCTGGGGCACCACTACCAGCGCAACGAGGTCATCGAGTTCGCCGACGTCACCGGTGACTCCTTCAAGCTGGCCAAGGAGGCCGCGGCCCGTCCGGACGCGCCCTGGATCGTCTTCTGCGGCGTGCACTTCATGGCCGAGTCGGCCGACATCCTGACCAACGACGAGCAGACCGTCGTCCTGCCCGATCTCGCGGCCGGCTGCTCGATGGCCGACATGGCCGCGCTGCACCAGGTCGAGGACTGCTGGGACGACCTCGTCGAGGCAGGCGTCGCCGACGTGACGGTGCCCGTCACCTACATGAACTCCTCGGCCGCGATCAAGGCCTTCACCGGTCGCCACGGCGGGACGATCTGCACCTCGTCCAATGCCAGGACGGCGCTGACCTGGGCCTTCGACGAGAAGGGCGGGGTCGAGTCCGAGGGCAAGGTCCTCTTCCTCCCCGACCAGCACCTCGGCCGCAACACCTGGGCGCGCGACCTCGGCCGCGACCTCGACGACTGCGTGGTCTGGGACCCGCACCAGCCGATGGGCGGGCTCACGCCTCAGCAGATCCGTGATGCCCGGATGATCCTGTGGCGCGGGCACTGCTCGGTGCACGGCCGCTTCTCGGTCGACGCAGTGGAGACGGCGCGACGCGAGATCCCGGGCGTGCGCGTCATCGTGCACCCGGAGTGCCGCAACGAGGTCGTCTCGATCGCCGACGAGGTCGGCTCGACCGAGAAGATCATCAAGACCGTCGCCGCCGCTCCCCCCGGCACGAAGTGGGTCGTCGGCACCGAGCTCAACCTCGTGCAGCGCCTCGGGCAGATGTTCCCCGAGCAGGAGATCAGCTTCCTGGAGAAGAATGTCTGCTACTGCTCGACGATGAACCGCATCGACCTGCCCCACCTCGTCTGGGCGCTCGAGTCGCTCGTCGAGGGCCGCGTGGTCAACCCGATCGTCGTCGACCCCGAGGTCGCGCACTGGGCCAAGGTCGCGCTCGACCAGATGCTCGCGCTGCCGGGTGAGACGTCGAAGGACTGA
- a CDS encoding dipeptidase: MTDTTLTADQIETLRARVRELMPQVRTDLEDLTRIPSVSLDSFDQAHVQASAERTAELLRAEGLDVEIVEERGRPAVIGHIDGPEGAPTVLLYAHHDVQPPGNLEDWDTDPFEPTEVDGRLYGRGAADDKAGVMAHVAALRAHSGNLPVGVTIFVEGEEEIASESLPRLLERHGDRLTSDAIVLADSLNWAIGTPALTTTLRGSIRAVVTVRTLDHGVHSGMFGGACPDAITTMCRLLATLHDDQGDVAIEGLLHADAPEIDYDEARLREESGLLEGTELIGTGSIPSRLWTKPAAIVIGIDAPSVDEAGNVLNASASAKINLRLNPTQDPQEAWEALQKHLQEYAPWGASVEVELDEQGWGFAADAQGPVYDQARAAFADAWGNDPVDVGIGGSIPFVQAFAEKFPDAAILVTGVEDPDTRAHGANESLHLGEFEKVCIAEALLLARLGAMPRG, encoded by the coding sequence GTGACCGACACCACTCTCACCGCAGACCAGATCGAGACCCTGCGCGCCCGCGTGCGCGAGCTGATGCCGCAGGTGCGCACCGACCTCGAGGACCTCACCCGGATCCCGAGCGTCAGCCTCGACTCCTTCGACCAGGCCCACGTCCAGGCCTCCGCCGAGCGCACGGCTGAGTTGTTGCGCGCGGAGGGCCTTGACGTCGAGATCGTGGAGGAACGGGGGCGACCCGCCGTCATCGGTCACATCGACGGACCCGAGGGGGCGCCGACCGTCCTGCTCTACGCGCACCACGACGTGCAGCCTCCCGGCAACCTCGAGGACTGGGACACCGACCCCTTCGAGCCGACCGAGGTCGACGGTCGTCTCTACGGTCGCGGCGCGGCTGACGACAAGGCGGGGGTCATGGCGCACGTCGCCGCCCTGCGCGCACACTCCGGCAACCTGCCGGTCGGCGTGACGATCTTCGTCGAGGGCGAGGAGGAGATCGCCAGCGAGTCGCTGCCGCGCTTGCTGGAGCGCCACGGTGACCGCCTGACGTCCGACGCGATCGTCCTCGCGGACTCGCTCAACTGGGCCATCGGCACCCCCGCACTCACGACGACGCTGCGAGGCTCGATCCGCGCCGTCGTCACCGTGCGCACCCTCGATCACGGGGTGCACTCCGGCATGTTCGGCGGCGCCTGCCCCGACGCGATCACGACCATGTGCCGCCTGCTGGCCACGCTCCACGATGACCAGGGCGATGTCGCGATCGAGGGACTGCTGCACGCCGACGCCCCCGAGATCGACTACGACGAGGCGCGGCTGCGCGAGGAGTCCGGCCTCCTCGAGGGCACCGAGCTCATCGGTACCGGCTCGATCCCGTCGCGGCTGTGGACCAAGCCGGCAGCGATCGTCATCGGCATCGACGCCCCGAGCGTCGACGAGGCCGGCAATGTCCTCAACGCATCGGCGAGCGCCAAGATCAACCTGCGGCTGAACCCGACGCAGGACCCCCAGGAGGCGTGGGAGGCGCTGCAGAAGCACCTGCAGGAGTACGCCCCGTGGGGCGCCAGCGTAGAGGTCGAGCTCGACGAGCAGGGCTGGGGCTTCGCTGCCGACGCGCAGGGGCCGGTCTACGACCAGGCCCGCGCCGCCTTCGCCGACGCGTGGGGCAATGACCCGGTCGACGTCGGGATCGGTGGGTCGATTCCCTTCGTCCAGGCCTTCGCCGAGAAGTTCCCCGACGCAGCCATCCTCGTCACCGGCGTCGAGGACCCCGACACCCGCGCGCACGGCGCCAACGAGTCGCTGCACCTGGGCGAGTTCGAGAAGGTCTGCATCGCCGAGGCGCTGCTCCTCGCCCGACTCGGCGCGATGCCTCGGGGCTGA
- a CDS encoding phosphatidylinositol-specific phospholipase C/glycerophosphodiester phosphodiesterase family protein — protein sequence MTRHVHHRPLATAAVAAVALIMPVGAASAAPVELGTPLPAAHAHNDYEHDRPLLDALEQGFTSVEADVWLVDGELRVAHDEWEVADAPTLEEAYLDPLSEIATRGGQQIYPGYTGDFQLLIDIKSDGPTTWQAIEDELEEHEQVFTRVHKGKVKDRAVEAVISGNRPRAQMEAATTRYSFYDGRSSDLGSGTDADLMPLVSENWTKLFTWQGVGEMPAAERQKLHSYVEQAHADGYRVRFWATNDVAGPARENLWRELRDAGVDHINTDDLAGLQEFLTEE from the coding sequence ATGACCCGTCATGTCCATCACCGTCCACTCGCCACTGCCGCCGTCGCTGCCGTCGCGCTGATCATGCCCGTCGGTGCGGCCAGCGCCGCACCCGTCGAGCTGGGCACGCCCCTGCCTGCGGCCCATGCCCACAACGACTACGAGCACGACCGGCCGCTGCTCGACGCGCTGGAGCAGGGCTTCACGTCGGTCGAGGCAGATGTGTGGCTCGTCGACGGCGAGCTGCGCGTCGCCCATGACGAGTGGGAGGTCGCCGACGCGCCCACCCTCGAGGAGGCCTATCTCGACCCGCTCTCCGAGATCGCCACCCGCGGGGGGCAGCAGATATATCCCGGGTACACCGGTGACTTCCAGCTGCTCATCGACATCAAGAGCGACGGGCCGACCACGTGGCAGGCCATCGAGGACGAGCTCGAGGAGCACGAGCAGGTCTTCACGCGCGTCCACAAGGGCAAGGTCAAGGACCGCGCGGTCGAGGCGGTCATCAGCGGCAACCGGCCTCGCGCGCAGATGGAGGCGGCGACGACCCGCTACTCCTTCTACGACGGACGCTCGAGCGACCTCGGCTCCGGGACCGACGCTGACCTGATGCCCCTCGTCAGCGAGAACTGGACGAAGCTCTTCACCTGGCAGGGCGTCGGCGAGATGCCCGCGGCGGAGCGGCAGAAGCTGCACTCCTACGTCGAGCAGGCCCACGCGGACGGGTACCGAGTGAGGTTCTGGGCGACCAACGACGTCGCCGGTCCCGCGCGCGAGAACCTCTGGCGCGAGCTGCGCGACGCCGGCGTCGACCACATCAACACCGACGACCTCGCCGGGCTCCAGGAGTTCCTCACCGAGGAGTGA
- a CDS encoding quinone oxidoreductase family protein has translation MRAATRDRYGDPDVIQLVDLPDPTPGPGELLVRVRATTVNRSDTAARSGSPWINRVVHGWPRPRQRVLGSELAGVVVGLGRGVDGYAAGDRVVGFVDGRPGAHAELVTVPVDGLVAHIPDGVSFEDAAPAMEAGHYAHACLRVTGVGRGDRALVHGATGAIGSTLVQLLHAEGVAVTAVCDRLPPGRGSLLTELGATTVVDLGNGDRLDRAGDGFDVVVDATGHLPFATARRLLRPGGAYVSSDLGRGGQNIALSLVGPLARALRRRHALFPLPRGDADLATHLVDLMARGAYRPVVDRTYDLADIRAAHAYVDTGRKVGGVVVRLPVAD, from the coding sequence ATGCGCGCAGCCACGAGGGACCGTTACGGGGACCCGGACGTCATCCAGCTCGTCGACCTGCCCGACCCGACGCCGGGCCCGGGCGAGCTGCTCGTGCGGGTCCGGGCCACGACGGTCAACCGCTCCGACACGGCCGCTCGCTCCGGGTCTCCCTGGATCAACCGCGTCGTGCACGGGTGGCCGCGCCCGCGACAACGCGTCCTCGGCTCCGAGCTCGCCGGCGTCGTCGTCGGGCTGGGCCGGGGCGTCGACGGGTACGCCGCAGGGGACCGGGTGGTCGGCTTCGTCGACGGCCGACCCGGTGCCCATGCCGAGCTCGTGACGGTGCCCGTCGACGGGCTCGTCGCGCACATCCCGGACGGTGTCTCCTTCGAGGACGCGGCTCCGGCGATGGAGGCCGGGCACTACGCCCACGCGTGCCTGCGGGTCACGGGCGTGGGCCGCGGCGACCGGGCACTCGTGCACGGCGCCACCGGGGCCATCGGGAGCACCCTCGTGCAGCTGCTGCACGCCGAGGGCGTCGCGGTCACCGCGGTGTGCGACCGCCTCCCGCCGGGGCGTGGGTCCCTGCTGACCGAGCTGGGCGCGACGACCGTGGTCGATCTCGGCAACGGCGACCGGCTGGACCGCGCCGGTGACGGGTTCGACGTCGTCGTCGATGCGACGGGGCACCTCCCCTTCGCCACGGCACGTCGGCTGCTGCGCCCCGGCGGTGCCTACGTCTCCTCGGACCTCGGGCGGGGCGGCCAGAACATCGCCCTGTCGCTGGTCGGGCCCCTCGCCCGCGCCCTGCGTCGCCGTCACGCGCTCTTCCCACTCCCCCGGGGCGACGCCGACCTCGCGACGCACCTCGTCGACCTCATGGCGCGCGGCGCCTACCGACCCGTGGTCGACCGCACGTACGACCTTGCCGACATCCGCGCCGCCCACGCCTACGTCGACACCGGACGCAAGGTGGGCGGCGTCGTCGTGCGCCTGCCCGTCGCCGACTGA
- a CDS encoding DUF3043 domain-containing protein translates to MFGRKKDDQATAQGSAVSERPARDGAKNRPTPKRREQEAARKRPLVQADRKSAKAADRAARRENAQKMREAMVTGDEKHLPARDKGPVRRYIRDTVDARFNLGEWLLPLMLAVLVLSLFAGAWATYVFLGVYILIIIAILDAYLLWRRTKAKILDRFGADTETRGLAMYLVMRAFQIRRSRMPKPMVGRGDSPD, encoded by the coding sequence GTGTTCGGACGCAAGAAGGATGACCAAGCCACCGCCCAGGGCTCCGCCGTGTCGGAGCGCCCTGCACGTGATGGCGCCAAGAACCGGCCCACGCCCAAGCGGCGCGAGCAGGAGGCCGCCCGCAAGCGCCCTCTTGTGCAGGCCGACCGCAAGTCGGCGAAGGCCGCCGACCGCGCCGCCCGCCGCGAGAATGCGCAGAAGATGCGCGAGGCGATGGTGACCGGTGACGAGAAGCACCTGCCCGCCCGCGACAAGGGCCCGGTCCGCCGCTACATCCGCGACACGGTCGACGCGCGCTTCAACCTCGGCGAGTGGCTGCTGCCGCTCATGCTCGCCGTGCTCGTGCTGAGCCTCTTCGCCGGCGCCTGGGCGACCTATGTCTTCCTCGGCGTCTACATCCTCATCATCATCGCGATCCTCGACGCCTACCTGCTGTGGCGCCGCACCAAGGCCAAGATCCTCGACCGATTCGGCGCCGACACCGAGACCCGCGGCCTGGCGATGTACCTCGTGATGCGCGCCTTCCAGATCCGCCGCAGCCGCATGCCCAAGCCGATGGTGGGGCGCGGCGACAGCCCCGACTGA
- the lpdA gene encoding dihydrolipoyl dehydrogenase, producing MADPANSTSSPFDLVILGAGSGGYACALRASQLGLTVALVEEDKIGGTCLHRGCIPTKALLHAAELADGARAGASHGILTTFEGIDTVALHARKDKVISQLYKGLTGLIGQAGIEVVTGRGRLVDASTVEVDGEGGTTRLSAKTVVLATGSYAKTIPGVELGPRVMTSDQAMDLAQIPQRVAVLGGGVIGVEFASMLRSFGAEVTIVEALDRIVAAEEPSISKHLTREFKKRKITALTSTRVASVEADDQRAVVHLESGDPLEVDLVLVAVGRGPRSEGLGLEDAGVTVDRGFVPTDDRLRTNVEGVRAVGDLVPGLQLAHRGFAHGIFVAEDIAGLDPTPIDDVIIPKVTYCDPEIASVGLTSEAAKGAGKDVETVVYPLGGNGRSIIRGTTGSVTLIREKDGPVLGVHMVGLGVSELISEAQLAVGWEAHPEDIAPLVHAHPSQGEAFGEAAMLAAGRPLHAHA from the coding sequence GTGGCCGACCCCGCGAACTCGACCTCGTCCCCCTTCGACCTCGTCATCCTGGGAGCCGGCAGCGGCGGGTACGCCTGCGCCCTGCGCGCCTCGCAGCTGGGCCTCACGGTCGCGCTCGTCGAGGAGGACAAGATCGGGGGGACCTGCCTGCACCGTGGGTGCATCCCGACCAAGGCGCTGCTGCACGCGGCCGAGCTGGCCGACGGAGCCAGGGCGGGGGCCTCCCACGGGATCCTCACGACCTTCGAGGGGATCGACACCGTCGCGCTCCACGCGCGCAAGGACAAGGTGATCTCGCAGCTCTACAAGGGGCTCACCGGGCTCATCGGGCAGGCCGGTATCGAGGTCGTCACCGGCCGTGGCCGACTCGTGGACGCGAGCACCGTCGAGGTCGACGGCGAAGGGGGGACCACTCGCCTGAGCGCGAAGACCGTTGTCCTGGCGACCGGTTCGTACGCCAAGACCATCCCGGGCGTCGAGCTCGGACCGCGGGTCATGACGAGCGACCAGGCGATGGACCTCGCCCAGATCCCGCAGCGCGTCGCCGTGCTGGGTGGTGGCGTCATCGGCGTGGAGTTCGCCTCGATGCTGCGCAGCTTCGGCGCCGAGGTGACGATCGTCGAGGCGCTCGACCGGATCGTCGCGGCCGAGGAGCCGTCGATCTCCAAGCACCTCACCCGTGAGTTCAAGAAGCGCAAGATCACCGCGCTCACCTCCACCCGCGTCGCATCCGTCGAGGCCGACGACCAGCGTGCCGTCGTCCACCTCGAGAGCGGCGACCCCCTCGAGGTCGACCTCGTGCTCGTCGCCGTAGGTCGTGGCCCCCGCAGCGAGGGGCTCGGTCTCGAGGACGCGGGTGTCACCGTCGATCGTGGCTTCGTCCCGACCGACGACCGCCTGCGCACCAACGTCGAGGGCGTGCGCGCCGTCGGCGACCTCGTGCCCGGGCTGCAGCTGGCCCACCGCGGCTTCGCCCACGGCATCTTCGTCGCCGAGGACATCGCCGGTCTCGACCCGACGCCGATCGACGACGTGATCATCCCCAAGGTGACCTACTGCGACCCCGAGATCGCCTCTGTCGGACTGACGAGCGAGGCGGCGAAGGGAGCCGGCAAGGACGTCGAGACCGTCGTCTATCCCTTGGGCGGCAACGGCCGCAGCATCATCCGGGGCACCACGGGATCCGTCACCCTCATCCGGGAGAAGGACGGCCCCGTCCTCGGCGTGCACATGGTCGGGCTCGGTGTCAGCGAGCTGATCAGCGAGGCCCAGCTGGCCGTCGGCTGGGAGGCGCATCCCGAGGACATCGCGCCTCTGGTGCACGCGCACCCGAGCCAGGGCGAGGCCTTCGGCGAGGCGGCCATGCTTGCTGCCGGACGGCCGCTGCACGCCCACGCGTGA
- a CDS encoding maleylpyruvate isomerase family mycothiol-dependent enzyme: protein MDDARLIARTAANRRLFADVLDDLGEAHAHDATLCSDWDVRTLAGHQLQPVHVPSWRFLLTAARQRSMARACDVHAVRLGDRPLAEIAAELRHRATDGSKPWFIGRAGPFTDSCIHLRDLAEPQGLDVTVPLEDWRAALDIIVSPRGRESFLPAKGLLDGLRWEATDVAWAHGEGSPVTGSAEALAMVMSGRSVHLDRVSGEGVAALRARLT from the coding sequence ATGGACGACGCACGGCTCATCGCCCGGACGGCTGCCAACCGACGACTCTTCGCCGACGTCCTCGACGACCTCGGTGAGGCCCACGCCCACGACGCCACCCTGTGCTCGGACTGGGACGTGCGCACCCTCGCCGGTCACCAGCTGCAGCCGGTCCACGTACCGTCGTGGCGCTTCCTGCTCACGGCCGCCCGGCAACGATCGATGGCTCGCGCGTGCGACGTGCATGCGGTCCGGCTGGGAGACCGGCCGCTCGCCGAGATCGCAGCCGAGCTGCGGCACCGCGCGACGGACGGGTCGAAGCCCTGGTTCATCGGCCGCGCCGGGCCCTTCACCGACTCGTGCATCCACCTGCGTGACCTCGCCGAACCGCAGGGCCTCGACGTTACGGTCCCGCTCGAGGACTGGCGCGCGGCCCTGGACATCATCGTCTCGCCGCGTGGCCGGGAGTCCTTCCTCCCGGCGAAGGGCCTGCTCGACGGCTTGCGCTGGGAGGCCACGGACGTGGCGTGGGCCCATGGCGAAGGGAGCCCCGTCACCGGCAGCGCCGAGGCCCTCGCCATGGTGATGTCGGGCCGCTCCGTCCACCTCGACCGCGTCAGCGGGGAGGGTGTCGCGGCACTTCGTGCCCGGCTGACCTGA
- a CDS encoding glutathione S-transferase family protein, whose amino-acid sequence MTQGSYVEKEFTRDTTYIEDRITSDGSSEWLVEPGRYRLVVSRACPWANRTIIVRRLLGLEDVISMGVTGPTHDADSWTFDLDEGHLDPVLQIPRIKDAYLARFPDYPKGITVPAMVDIPSGQVVTNNFPQITQDFSTQWREFHRDGAPDLWPEELLEEMEVVNKRIYTEINNGVYRCGFSGDQAAYEAAYDRLWTAMDWLEERLATRRYLMGDHITEADVRLFTTLARFDPVYHGHFKANRSKLSEMPVLWAYARDLFTTPGFGDTTDFVHIKSHYYEVHTDINPTGIVPVGPDYSNWLEPHGREALGGSPFGNGTAPGAPSEAERVPVAHNPLLDETGMVRSA is encoded by the coding sequence ATGACACAGGGCAGCTACGTCGAGAAGGAATTCACCCGCGACACGACCTACATCGAGGACCGGATCACCTCGGACGGGTCGAGCGAGTGGCTGGTCGAGCCGGGGCGATATCGCCTCGTCGTCTCCCGCGCCTGCCCCTGGGCCAACCGCACGATCATCGTGCGCCGCCTGCTCGGCCTCGAGGACGTCATCTCGATGGGCGTCACCGGACCGACGCACGACGCGGACTCGTGGACCTTCGACCTCGACGAGGGGCACCTGGACCCGGTGCTGCAGATCCCGCGCATCAAGGACGCCTACCTCGCGCGTTTCCCCGACTACCCCAAGGGCATCACCGTCCCCGCGATGGTCGACATCCCCAGCGGCCAGGTCGTGACCAACAACTTCCCGCAGATCACGCAGGACTTCTCCACGCAGTGGCGCGAGTTCCACCGCGATGGCGCCCCCGACCTGTGGCCCGAGGAGCTCCTCGAGGAGATGGAGGTCGTCAACAAACGGATCTACACCGAGATCAACAACGGCGTCTACCGCTGCGGCTTCTCCGGCGACCAGGCAGCCTACGAGGCCGCCTACGACCGGCTGTGGACCGCGATGGACTGGCTCGAGGAGCGCCTCGCCACCCGCCGCTACCTGATGGGCGACCACATCACCGAGGCCGACGTCCGGCTCTTCACGACCCTGGCCCGCTTCGACCCCGTCTACCACGGGCACTTCAAGGCCAACCGGTCCAAGCTCTCCGAGATGCCGGTGCTGTGGGCCTACGCCCGGGACCTCTTCACCACGCCGGGCTTCGGTGACACGACGGACTTCGTGCACATCAAGAGCCACTACTACGAGGTGCACACGGACATCAACCCGACCGGCATCGTCCCCGTCGGACCGGACTACTCCAACTGGCTGGAGCCGCACGGCCGCGAGGCCCTCGGCGGATCTCCCTTCGGCAACGGCACCGCACCCGGCGCGCCGAGCGAGGCCGAGCGGGTCCCGGTGGCGCACAACCCGTTGCTCGACGAGACCGGGATGGTCCGCTCCGCCTGA
- the gcvT gene encoding glycine cleavage system aminomethyltransferase GcvT, with amino-acid sequence MTDSDDLRTSPIHDRHVALNAKMADFGGWEMPIEYPGGGVVAEHTAVRERVGLFDVSHLGKARVAGPGAVDLVNSTLTNDLGRIGTGKAQYTLCCNESGGVVDDLIAYLRSDEDVFLIPNAANTATVVTMLQEAAPEGVEVTDLHEDYVVLAVQGPKSDEVLTALGLPVDHDYMSFDEAQWQGHDLTVCRTGYTGERGYELVAPAAAGLELWDAIVEAMAPFDGLPCGLGARDTLRTEMGYPLHGNDLSPEITPVMARSAWAVGWDKETFWGKDALVAQRVAKSSRLLRGLLVTGRGIPRSHCAVLVDGAEVGEVTSGTFSPTLKQGIALALLDRSVAEGDEVVIDVRGREVAATVTKPPFVQVQVRQA; translated from the coding sequence ATGACCGACAGTGACGACCTGCGCACCTCTCCGATCCATGACCGCCATGTCGCGCTCAACGCCAAGATGGCCGACTTCGGTGGCTGGGAGATGCCCATCGAGTACCCCGGCGGCGGCGTCGTCGCCGAGCACACCGCCGTGCGTGAGCGAGTGGGCCTCTTCGACGTGAGCCACCTGGGCAAGGCGCGTGTCGCCGGCCCCGGCGCCGTCGACCTGGTCAACTCCACGCTGACCAACGACCTCGGTCGCATCGGCACCGGCAAGGCGCAGTACACGTTGTGCTGCAACGAGTCCGGTGGCGTGGTCGATGACCTCATCGCCTACCTGCGCAGCGATGAGGACGTCTTCCTCATCCCCAACGCCGCCAACACCGCGACGGTCGTCACGATGCTGCAGGAGGCCGCCCCCGAGGGCGTCGAGGTGACCGACCTGCACGAGGACTACGTCGTGCTCGCCGTCCAGGGCCCCAAGAGCGACGAGGTCCTGACCGCGCTCGGCCTGCCGGTCGACCACGACTACATGTCCTTCGACGAGGCGCAGTGGCAGGGCCACGACCTCACCGTCTGCCGCACCGGCTACACGGGGGAGCGCGGCTACGAGCTCGTCGCCCCGGCCGCGGCCGGACTGGAGCTGTGGGACGCGATCGTCGAGGCGATGGCCCCCTTCGACGGGCTGCCCTGCGGTCTCGGTGCCCGCGACACCCTGCGCACCGAGATGGGCTACCCGCTGCACGGCAACGACCTCTCGCCGGAGATCACGCCCGTCATGGCGCGCTCCGCCTGGGCGGTCGGCTGGGACAAGGAGACCTTCTGGGGCAAGGACGCGCTCGTCGCCCAGCGCGTCGCCAAGTCCTCGCGCCTGCTGCGCGGCCTGCTCGTCACCGGCCGCGGCATCCCGCGCAGCCACTGCGCGGTGCTCGTCGACGGGGCCGAGGTCGGCGAGGTCACCTCCGGTACCTTCAGCCCGACCCTCAAGCAGGGCATCGCGCTGGCGCTGCTCGACCGGTCCGTCGCCGAGGGCGACGAGGTCGTCATCGACGTGCGTGGTCGTGAGGTCGCCGCCACGGTGACCAAGCCCCCCTTCGTCCAGGTGCAGGTGCGTCAGGCATGA
- a CDS encoding leucyl aminopeptidase, translating to MPSLILGSRSLAAWSGRTLVIGVSGSDPVTVTAGEELPKPTAKHLDQALPVLDVSAKVGATTTLPAVPGLKADKVVLVGLGTTGEGGTDALRRAAGAAVRAAGKGSVAIALPHADATELAAIAEGAASGDYTFSAHKSARDTVEDREITVFSSLEGKDSPKDVLATAETVARNVAWARDLVNTAPNLLFPQSFAEQVQQVAKASAGKLTVKVLDDKALLEGGFGGIVGVGQGSSRPPRIVTLSYAPRSKKAPHIALVGKGITFDSGGVCIKPSAGMLTMKSDMAGAAAVAATVVAAAELGLPVAVTGYLCLAENMPGDNAQRPGDVVTMRNGTTVEIIDTDAEGRMVLADGMALAAESGPDQILDVATLTGACVVALGPKIFGVMGNDDELRTAITEASDRADEPSWPLPLPVDLRSGLDSFVADLAHKGDRWGGALTAGLFLQEFAKDAKGEPIPWAHLDIAGPSFNEGGAWGHVPKGGTGVAVGTMLEHIASLA from the coding sequence GTGCCCTCGTTGATCCTCGGTTCCCGCTCCCTCGCCGCATGGTCCGGCCGCACCCTCGTCATCGGGGTCTCCGGCTCCGACCCGGTCACCGTCACCGCGGGCGAAGAGCTGCCCAAGCCCACCGCCAAGCACCTCGACCAGGCCCTGCCCGTCCTGGACGTGAGCGCCAAGGTCGGCGCGACCACCACCCTTCCCGCAGTGCCGGGTCTGAAGGCGGACAAGGTCGTGCTCGTCGGGCTGGGCACCACGGGCGAAGGGGGGACCGACGCCCTGCGTCGGGCCGCCGGTGCCGCAGTCCGCGCCGCGGGCAAGGGCTCGGTCGCGATCGCCCTGCCGCACGCTGACGCCACCGAGCTCGCCGCGATCGCCGAGGGCGCTGCGTCGGGTGACTACACCTTCAGCGCGCACAAGTCGGCGCGGGACACGGTCGAGGACCGCGAGATCACGGTCTTCTCCTCGCTCGAGGGCAAGGACTCCCCCAAGGACGTGCTCGCCACCGCCGAGACCGTCGCGCGCAATGTCGCGTGGGCCCGCGACCTGGTCAACACCGCGCCCAACCTGCTCTTCCCGCAGTCCTTCGCCGAGCAGGTGCAGCAGGTGGCCAAGGCGTCCGCCGGCAAGCTGACGGTCAAGGTCCTCGACGACAAGGCGCTGCTCGAGGGTGGCTTCGGCGGCATCGTCGGCGTCGGCCAGGGCAGCAGCCGGCCGCCGCGCATCGTCACCCTCTCCTACGCGCCGCGCAGCAAGAAGGCCCCGCACATCGCGCTCGTCGGCAAGGGCATCACCTTCGACTCCGGTGGCGTGTGCATCAAGCCGTCCGCGGGCATGCTGACGATGAAGTCCGACATGGCGGGCGCCGCCGCGGTCGCCGCGACGGTCGTCGCCGCCGCCGAGCTCGGTCTGCCCGTCGCGGTCACCGGCTACCTCTGCCTCGCGGAGAACATGCCCGGTGACAACGCCCAGCGCCCCGGTGACGTCGTCACCATGCGCAACGGGACGACCGTCGAGATCATCGACACCGACGCCGAGGGTCGCATGGTCCTCGCCGACGGCATGGCGCTGGCCGCAGAGTCCGGCCCCGACCAGATCCTCGACGTCGCCACCCTGACCGGCGCCTGCGTCGTCGCGCTCGGCCCGAAGATCTTCGGCGTCATGGGCAACGACGACGAGCTGCGCACCGCGATCACCGAGGCGTCCGACCGTGCCGACGAGCCCAGCTGGCCCCTGCCGCTGCCCGTCGACCTGCGGTCCGGTCTCGACTCCTTCGTCGCGGACCTCGCGCACAAGGGCGACCGCTGGGGCGGCGCGCTGACCGCTGGGCTCTTCCTGCAGGAGTTCGCCAAGGACGCCAAGGGCGAGCCCATCCCGTGGGCGCACCTGGACATCGCCGGCCCCTCCTTCAACGAGGGCGGCGCCTGGGGTCACGTGCCCAAGGGCGGCACCGGTGTCGCCGTCGGCACCATGCTGGAGCACATCGCGTCGCTGGCCTGA